Proteins from a single region of Tamandua tetradactyla isolate mTamTet1 chromosome 12, mTamTet1.pri, whole genome shotgun sequence:
- the LOC143651298 gene encoding uncharacterized protein LOC143651298 — protein sequence MRQERDKLKTELLGTKKPEIEVLENSGLPETETPENSAPCENLTRCGTSQPFRRKSGSDMELSRKDLWKLLMSDGHDPRLLHRKPTRVLWDLYKQSCCQSGLRGSEKGHIEGKITSETKTWRLRSEVKKPRARRADPPKPVERVSLPQRQRMGLPPHCSGRVMLPQALERVKHIPWGLGIAWLPPHGGVECMPQRWQRAREQPRCLQRVEPSKRWFPQNLPRLRLERGRSLCRPLERVGLPLSEALRINDSQSLKSNGLCHGGFQNLMGPVTPVFLPPYGNVYMYSMNVPPLLAANNLYECSKVQSKWREFCLRTAHACN from the exons atgcgacaggagagagataagctgaaaactgaactcttgggtacaaagaaaccagaaattgaagttctggaaaattctgggcttccagaaacggagaccccagaaaatagtgctccatgtgagaatttgaccagatgtggaaccagtcagccatttcggagaaagtcaggatcggacatggagttatccaggaaggatttgtggaaactccttatgtctgatgggcatgatccaaggctactgcatagaaagccaacgagagtgctgtgggacctatataaacagagctgctgccaatCTGgcctgaggggttcagagaaggggcatattgaaggaaaaataacttcagagacaaaaacatggagactgaggtctgaagtcaagaagcctcgggccaggagagcagacccacccaagcctgtggagagggtgagtttgccccaaaggcagaggatgggccttccccctcattgcagtggaagagtcatgctgcctcaggccttggagagggtgaagcacattccttgggggttaGGGATAGCCTGGcttccaccacatggaggg GTTGAGTgtatgccccagagatggcagagagcccgggagcagccccgatgcttgcagagggtggagccgagtaaaaggtggtttccccaaaATCTCCCAAGGTtgcgtttggagagaggcaggtctctgtgtaggcccttggaaagggtgggactgccgctttcagaagccctgaggataaatgattctcagagtttgaaatctaatggactttgccatGGGGGTTTTCAAAACCtcatgggtccagtgacccctgtgttccttcctccctatggaaatgtgtatatgtattctatgaatgttcctcctttgttggcagcaaataacttgtatGAGtgttcaaaggtccagagcaaatggagagaattttgccttaggacagcccatgcctgtaactga